caaatgtcaccatgtcattagaTTTAGGTTAAAAGATTGGTGAAGAAAATACTAAATGTTCTtaggttgatgactttttgcaaatccaatcagttttccactttATTTCATCGTCATCACAGATATATTGTTGTTgcttgaaatgatgtggaaagaACATTGATTCAAttagtttttgcccagtgggaagtgtGTTAGTACTGGAGGATGGAGCAATAGCCTGCACACCTTTACTTTCGCCAGGACCATGGTTGAAGATTACTGCTAGACATCACATTGAGATACAACACAGAGTAACTCCTCATCCTGGCCCACCTTCAGCTCTCGGACCATGGGGAACATGTTGTTTTCACAGTCAGAGGACTGGATCATCTTCCCTCTGAGTTCCAGGAGCATGGGGAACTCAGGAGCGGGAACATGGCCTACGGTGAGGTAGGTTCCTGGGCCTGTGTCGATGAGGAGGTGCTGGAGCTTGGTGGGGAAACCCAGGAACAGCATGTTGAGGTAGAGCTGGTAGATAATGTCTATCTCTCCCAGGCTGAGGTCTTGGAGTCGATGCTGTCTACGGAACACCCCATGAGCGATGCCCCCTGAGATCTTGTTCCCTTCCAGGAGGAGAACCTACAGTCACATCATCAATAATTGATTACCAAAATCTGTTTCCCCTCCAAACATATAGCAGTTAGCACATCAACACAAATATCCTGATCTGACCTCTAGAGCAGGCAGACCCTCAAAGTCGTCTTCTCCCAGCATGGAGATTTTGTTGTGGGTGAGGTCGAGGACGCGGAGGAGCGGCATCCCCTGGAGAGCCCGGTGGGCCAGGGAGGAGATATGGTTCTCACTCAGATCCAAACGCTCCAGCAGGGGCATACAGGAGAACTGAGAATGATCATGACAAACATCATACTAATCGCCATTTTGATTTTATATAACATCATACAAATATCTCAAGTCAAATACATTTGTCAGCAAAGTTACTGTATCTCAGTTAATTGAGGTATAGACATTAAACaagtgacagactgactgacctgaTCAGTGGTGATCTCAGTGAGGTGGTTCTcatggagaatgagagaggtGAGGTTCCACACCCTCCCCCCCCCTGCTGAGCAGAACGAGGCATTGGTCAGCTTGGTCAGGACCATCATCAGACCCTGTATCTGACCGGTACCAGTCCAGAACCCCAGGTCCATACCAGACAGATCCTGAGAAGTCACAGACAGCTGCCTCAGACCAGGACCACACCTACAGAGTCAGGGTTAGCATATTACAACATTAGCCTGGTTGACAGATCTGTTCCTGTGCTCATTTGTTGTTCATAGTCATGGCAATTAATTTTCACATTCAAAAGATCAATTAGAGTCCTGTAGCTCAgtaggtagagcatggcactagtaatgtcaggatagtgggtttgattcctgggaccacccacaCGTAAAATGTATgaacgcatgactgtaagtcactttcaaatcaaattgtttagTCACATGCAGCGaatattacagtgaaatgtttacatccgagcccctaaccaacaatacagttaaaaaaaatatgaataagaaattaaagtaacaagtaattaaagacaACAGAACAATAgcgagactctatacagggggtaccgatacagagtcaatgtgtgggcgCACCGGTTAGttcaggtaattgaggtaacatgtacatgtaggtagagttattaaagtgactatgcacagattaTAACAACAGAGGAGACCAGCGTtgtgagggtggggtggggggcatTCCAATGTTTAGGACATTCCTCTATtcctctggtatagaggtcctggatggcaggaagcttggccccagtgatgtactgggccgtatgcactaccctctatacCAGGCAATAAGTCTGGATTTTCTCGATGGTgctgctgtagaaccttttgaggatctgaggacccatgccaaatcttttcaatctcctgagggggaataggttttgtcgtgccctcttcacagctgtcttggtgtgtttggaccatgttagtttgttggtgatgtagacaaaagtgtctgctaaatggcatatattaatGTATTATTATGATTTATTACAACTGCTTAGTTACGTCTGTTTATGCTTGTTATTCTATGATTATATATGACAACTGCTTGGTTACCAGTCTGTTTATGCTTTATCCAAATCCTTTGAGTCTGATGAGTCAGATCAGAAACCAGGCCCCCAGAAAACCCTAGACTAGACCTTTGGTACCCAACTCTAACCCcacgaggtccagagcctgctgctTTCTGTTCTAGATTATCAtgaattacacacacctggtgtcccagttctaaaatcagtccctgattagaggggaacaagtAATAAAATGCAGTGgtactggctttgaggtccagagttgagtttgagggaacTAGACCATTCTAAAGCGACTCACCTCTTCATGACCTCTGCAGTGAAGGCTGTGATCAGGGCCAGGCGCAGATCCAAGGACTCCACTCCATGTTTTACTACCAGAGTACACAGGTCAGACAGGCTGGGGGTGAACTGTCTCAAGGCGTAACTGGACAGGTAGAGCTTGTTAACCCTCCCCATGCCAGACCCCCACAGCTGGCCCACCCAGACATCCACCATAGACAGGGACAGACTGGACAGGTTCTGGAACACAGACAGAGACTTCGGCTCTACCCTTCGCACCGGGTTTCCACTCAGATCCAGGATCCGGATCCTGGACAGGAGCACTGTGGGCCACGGATTGGATCCAGAGCAGCCTCCGTTCTGGATGGAGCTGACCATGCTGTCAGGCAGCTCCAGGGTCTCTAGTTTCTCCATcccaggggagaggagacagaacagTTCCCCCAGGTCTCTCGCTCCAGCCCTGTCCACCCTCAGGCTCCTCACCCGTACCAGGGGATCCAGCAGAGCAGCGGGGGCCAGGGCCAGACTCATCCCAGCCAGGGTGAGCTCCTCCAGGCTAGAAAGGCCCTGGAACACCCCTGGCTCCAGAGTGACGTTCACTCCCCCCCAGGAGGAGGAGACGAGGATGTGGAGGAACCTTAGTTTGGGGAGACCAGCGAAGGCCCCTGAGGTCACCTGTGAAAAAAGGGGATACACACATCTAGGATTAAAAATATGGGCTGAATCAATGCataacagccacacacacacgcacacgcacacacacacacgtacctttGCCAGGTGTGAGCCATCCAAATAGAGGTGCTCCAGGAGGGGAATGTGAGAGAAGGAGTCTGcaggcagggaggaggaggagtgaaggaTACAAAGAGAACGCACATCAGGAAACACCTCCTCCAGCCCAGACCTGAAATAAAGAAAGATAAGATTAGTGATTGATtcttatatacactgctcaaaaaaataaagggaacactaaaataacacatcctagatctgaatgaatgaaatattcttattaaatacttttttctttacatagttgaatgtgctgacaacaaaatcacacaaaaatgatcaatggaaatcaaatgtatcaacccatggaggtctggatttggagtcacactcaaaattaaagtggaaaaccacactacaggctgatccaactttgatgtaatgtccttaaaacaagtcaaaatgaggctcagtagtgtgtgtggcctccacgtgcctgtatgacttccctacaacgcctgggcatgctcctgatgaggtggcggatggtctcctgagggatctcctcccagacctggactaaagcatctgccaactcctggacagtctgttgggcaacgtggtgttggtggatggagtgagacatgatgtcccagatgtgctcaattggattcaggtctggggaacgggcgggccagtccatagcatcaatgccttcctcttccaggaactgctgacacactccagccacatgaggtctagcattgtcttgcattaggaggaacccagggccaaccacaccagcatatggtctcacaaggggtctgaggatctcgtctcggtacctaatggcagtcaggctacctctggcgagcacatggagggctgtgcggccccccaaagaaatgccaccccacaccatgactgacccaccgccaaaccggtcatgctggaggatgttgcaggcagcagaacgttctccacggcgtctccagactctgtcacgtctgtcacatgtgctcagtgtgaacctgctttcatctgtgaagagcacatggCGCCattggcgaatttgccaatcttggtgttctctggcaaatgccaaacgtcctgcacagtgttgggctgtaagcacaacccccacctgtggacgtcgggccctcataacaccctcatggagtctgtttctgaccgtttgagcagacacatgcacatttgtggcctgctggaggtcattttgcagggctctggcagtgctcctccttgcacaaaggcggaggtagcggtcctgctgctggcctccttcacgtctcctgatgtactggcctgtctcctcgtagcgcctccatgctctggacactacgctgacagacacagcaaaccgtcttgccacatctcgcattgatgtgccattctggatgagctgcactacctgagccacttgtgtgggttgtagactcagtctcatgctaccactagagtgaaagcaccgccagcattcaaaagtgaccaaaacatcagccaggaagcataggaactgagaagtgatcTGTGGTCCCctcctgcagaaccactcctttattgggggtgtcttgcatgcctataatttccacctgttgtctattccatttgcacaacagcatgtgacatttattgtcaatcagtgttgcttcctaagtggacagtttgatttcacagaagtgtgattgacttggagttacattgtgttgtttaagtgttccctttatttttttgagcagtatattatacagtgccttgcgaaagtattcggcccccttgaactttgcgaccttttgccacatttcaggcttcaaacataaagatataaaactgtatttttttgtgaagaatcaacaacaagtgggacacaaacatgaagtggaacgacatttattggatatttcaaacttttttaacaaatcaaaaactgaaaaattgggcgtgcaaaattattcagtccccttaagttaatactttgtagcgccaccttttgctgcgattacagctgtaagtcgcttggggtatgtctctatcagttttgcaccgagagactgacatttttcccactcctccttgcaaaacagctcgagctcagtgaggttggatggagagcatttgtgaacagcagttttcagttctttccacagattctcgattggattcaggtctggacttggtcattctaacacctggatatgtttatttttgaaccattccattgtagattttgctttatgttttggatcattgtcttgttggaagacaaatctccgtcccagtctcaggtcttttgcagactccatcaggttttcttccagaatggtcctgtatttggatccatccatcttcccatcaattttaaccatcttccctgtccctgctgaagaaaagcaggcccaaaccatgatgctgccaccaccatgtttgacagtggggatggtgtgttcagctgtgttgcttttacgccaaacataacgttttgcattgttgccaaaaagttcaattttggtttcatctgaccagagcaccttcttccacatgtttggtgtgtctcccaggtggcttgtggcaaactttaaacgacactttttatggatatctttaagaaatggctttcttcttgccactcttccataaaggccagatttgtgcaatatacgactgattgttgtcctatggacagagtctcccacctcagctgtagatctctgcagttcatccagagtgatcatgggcctcttggctgcatctctgatcagtcttctccttgtatgagctgaaagtttagagggacggccaggtcttggtagatttgcagtggtctgatactccttccatttcaatattatcgcttgcacagtgctccttgggatgtttaaagcttgggaaatctttttgtatccaaatccagctttaaacttcttaaacagtatctcggacctgcctggtgtgttccttgttcttcatgatgctctctgcgcttttaacggacctctgagactatcacagtgcaggtgcatttatacggagacttgattacacacaggtggattgtatttatcatcattagtcatttaggtcaacattggatcgttcagagatcctcactgaacttctggagagagtttgctgcactgaaagtaaaggggctgaataattttgcacgcccaatttttcagtttttgatttgttaaaaaagtttgaaatatccaataaatgtcgttccacttcatgattgtgtcccacttgttgttgattcttcacaaaaaaaatacagttttatatctttatgtttgaagcctgaaatgtggcaaaaggtcgcaaagttcaagggggctgaatactttcgcaaggcacttatatatatatatatataaaacacacctactcattcaagggtttctctttatttttactattttcttcattgttgTAATGAatacgatgggagacagagagttggtttcaagcgcaggtgttaatttgtaaaggaccacaggaggaggcaggtagctgggtccaggggcaggcagaaggtcatacacagggggtccaaaaaggcaacagtacaggcatgGAGAAGGCTAATGACGTAGTGCGGGAGATCAGACGTACAAGTACAAGCAAGGAATAGGCAAAAAGGCGTCGTTAGTGAGGATGGCCAAAACTATGGTACACAGGAGGACTAATACGGAAAAAAACAGAGCTCCAAATAGAAACATgtatcaaaacaaacaatacctcacaatgatggggtgcaaagaactgaactaaatagtgtgtgtaaatgacatacaggtgtgtgaacaggtgatcagagttcaggtgattgggatctggagagtgagctgcgttcaggggatctatgtgtttgagagtgtaagttgaaaaaatacatttacaattgtagaataatagtgaagacatcaaaactattaaataacacatatggaatcatgtagtaaccaaaaaagtattaaacaaatcaaaatatattttatatttgagattcttcaaagtagccaccctttgccttgatgacatttgcacactcttggcattctctcaaccagcttcacctggaatgcttttccaacagtattgttggagttcccacttatgctgaacacttgttggctgcttttccttcactctgcggtccaactcatcccaaacaatctcaattgggttgaagtcaggtgattgtggtggccaggtcatctgagtcagcactctccttcttggtcaaatagcccttacacagcctggaggtgtgttgggtcattgtcctgttgaaaaacaaattatagtaccactaagcgcaaaccagatgggatggtgtatcgttgcagaatgctgtggtagccatgctggttaagtgtgccttgaattctaaataaatcacagacagtgtcatcatcaaagcacccccacacctcctcctccatgcttcacggtaggaaccacacatgttgtctcacaaagacacggaaaCAAAAATCTAGAACTTGGtctcatcagaacaaaggacagatttccaccggtcgaatatccattgctcgtgtttcttggtccaagcaagtcgcttcttattattggtgttctttagtagtggtttctttgcagcaagcctgattcatgcagtctcctctgaacagttgatgttgagatgagtctgctacttgaactctgaagcatttatttgggctttcatttctgaggctggtaactctaatgaacttatcctccgcagcagaggtaactctgggtcttccttacctgtggcggtcctcatgagagtcagtttcctCATATCgctggatggtttttgcgactttcAAAACTCTTGACATTTCTGGACTGACTGACCatctcttaaagtaatgatggactgtcgtttctcttttcttatttgagctgttcttactgTAATATGGGCTATCTTCTGCATACTatccctaccatgtcacaacacaattgactggctcaaacgcattaaggaaagaaattctgcaaattaacttttaacaaggcacacctgttaattgaaatgtattccaggtgactacctcatgaagctggttgagagaatcaaagtgtgtgcaaagctgtcatcaagtcaaacaGTGGCAGCTTTGAAGAAtcttaagtaaaaaatatatttggatttgtataacacttttttggttactgaatgattccatgtgtcatttcatagtttagatgtcttcactataattccacaatgtagaacattttagaaaaccacacacacatacagtggggagaacatgtatttgataacctgcaaaatcggcagtgtttcttacttacaaagcatgtagaggtctgtaattttttatcataggtacacttcaactgtgagagacagaatctaaa
The genomic region above belongs to Oncorhynchus mykiss isolate Arlee chromosome 3, USDA_OmykA_1.1, whole genome shotgun sequence and contains:
- the LOC110508481 gene encoding toll-like receptor 12, which encodes MTFVFWVWRPGVSVLLLLCVCDGAEGVIRRHCDCYEEDMYVQKDIGGFIQCSLKPGLGPYAECTEITDLRSGLEEVFPDVRSLCILHSSSSLPADSFSHIPLLEHLYLDGSHLAKVTSGAFAGLPKLRFLHILVSSSWGGVNVTLEPGVFQGLSSLEELTLAGMSLALAPAALLDPLVRVRSLRVDRAGARDLGELFCLLSPGMEKLETLELPDSMVSSIQNGGCSGSNPWPTVLLSRIRILDLSGNPVRRVEPKSLSVFQNLSSLSLSMVDVWVGQLWGSGMGRVNKLYLSSYALRQFTPSLSDLCTLVVKHGVESLDLRLALITAFTAEVMKRCGPGLRQLSVTSQDLSGMDLGFWTGTGQIQGLMMVLTKLTNASFCSAGGGRVWNLTSLILHENHLTEITTDQFSCMPLLERLDLSENHISSLAHRALQGMPLLRVLDLTHNKISMLGEDDFEGLPALEVLLLEGNKISGGIAHGVFRRQHRLQDLSLGEIDIIYQLYLNMLFLGFPTKLQHLLIDTGPGTYLTVGHVPAPEFPMLLELRGKMIQSSDCENNMFPMVRELKVGDGTKFDCNNIFLAPYFLNLESFEFSANPEKFATPYTTINQLRKLKRLKLTNLNFSNHTDPSVTFRNLTELRSLVLINCRLNFLTRSMFTDLVSLRVLRLYSESPLILLEGVFIPLLSLSTLVFDQVDFRCDCSNGWLLDWADNSRKTQVVLLQRQQCIWHYQRLNFLSTMERLCQTEDDFLSYVSTTAAVCTLLCLALGYRFLRWPCVVLFFRLRGWVERRVGRRWWRRRMGGQWEELIEGEEGEEEVRYDAFVSFSSGDEAWVLGEMAPMLEEEGEPRLRLCLHHRDFEVGKGIVDNIAENIYCSRRTVCVLTRRYLRSDWCGLEMRVATHRLLSEHSHRLILIFLEHISPFELSAFHRLAKLARTRTYLDWPQDEDERVTFWERLRRNIAERDADELHDPPEAS